In the Acidobacteriota bacterium genome, CTGCAACTATTTCCCCTTGATATTGAAGATCCAGAACTTCCTCAGGAGGTTAAATCTCCTGAGGAATTTCTTCTCCTGGTCGCTCATCTCCTCCGGCGCCAGCTCGTTCTTCCACTTCAGGTAGGCGGCATCATCTACCTTCTTGAAGAGCGGGAACAGTAATTTGCTTGATAATGTTCCGTGCTTGAAGATGATGGCTCCGGCAAGATCGAGAAGTTTCAATCTGTTCCCATCTTGTGTCACAATGATATTTTCTCTTCCCCGGATATCATTGTGCACAACGCCGGCTCTATGAATGCCATCAATGACTGTCCTGAGCTCTGCAAGAAGATCGACAATCCGTACAGGCCCCTTGTATTCGGAAAGCCTCACACCATCCACATATTCGATCGCAAGCGACCAGCGATCGGGCCTCCCGTAGAATCGTGGGATTCCATCAACCCCCTGCACTGCACGGTAGGCTTTCTCCTCACGTCCAATCTGAAGACGTCCGATCATGCGAATGAAAAACACCTTTCCTGCAAAATCCTTGAGGACGATCTTCCTTCCGCCAAGCTCGATCAGAAAGAGATCCGCTTTGCTCCATCTTCCCTTCAGCATCGTCGATACGATGCTTTGCTCAATCCTCATCCTGGTCAGCTGACTCATCGGGGCCTCTTCCCCATTTCCTTCTTTCACTGGAGCTTGAACGGGATATTCGTCCATGTTAATCTTAAAAGCACGATAACGATGAAAGGTCATCAATAGCATTTAAATATTAACATAATTTGATTTCTTGACAGCAAGAATATGGCGGATATGGCAGTTAAGAGAAACACTCTCGTCCACAGAGGACGCAATTTCACCAAGGCTGACATCTATGAATGTGAGTTTCATGGACGAAAAGCCATACTTAAAGATTACGGAAGCCGAAACAATTTCGTCAGCAGGAATCTCGGAAAATGGTTTGCCGGAAGAGAATTCTCGATCTATCAGAAGCTGCGGGGAATCTCTGGAATAGCTGAAAGTCTGGGAAGTCCCGATGCATTTTCCTTCGTCATCGAATACACCGAAGGGAAACCTCTTCCCGATCTGGATGCGAAATTGATCACCTCCTCCGTTTTCAATTCTTTGAGAGAGACCATCGAAACGATCCATGGAAAAGGCATCGCCTGCGGAGATATCCATCATAGAGACATCCTGGTCACAGGAGATGGAAGGAGCTATCTCGTCGATTTCGCTACGGGATGGGAGAAGGGTTCCAGATACAACATCATAAGGAACATCATATTTCATTCTTTATGCTGTCTGGACTGGCTGGCCTTCTACAGGATTCGGGAAAGGTATCTCGGCATTCCCCCCTCCATGGATGAAAAAAATGATTTTTCAAGTATAATTCCTCTTTATTCTCTCGGACGAGCCTTAAAGAAGATGTTTGATCTCCTGCGCGGCAAGGAAATACGCTGAATTAAGCGGAGTGGATATGGGAAGAGAAAGAAGCAAGATCCTTGGTTACGTGAGAATTGCTCTCCTCTATCTATTCATTATCTTGCTCGCCATTCTTGCAAAGCCGACACCCACTTTCTTCTACGTCGGGATGGTCTTCGTTGCCCTCGGAGAAGCCTTCCGGTTCTGGGCTGCCGGCCATCTCATCAAATCGAAAGAGCTCATCGTATCAGGCCCCTATCGCTATACACAGCATCCGCTATATCTCGGTAGGTTTCTGATCCTGACGGGCCTGTGCATCATGGCGAAACTCCCCTATCTCTTAAACTTTGCTCTCCTCACTTCTGGCTATCTTGTCTTCTTCCTCTACTACCTTCCCAGGAAGATCAAGGTGGAAGGAGAACGGCTCCGCGAAATCCACGGCGAGAAATGGATGGAATACAGAAAACACGTTCCTGCTCTTTTTCCGCAATGGAAGCCTTATGGAGAGCAGAAGAACGGCTGGTCGTCACAGCGGATGCTGAGGAACAGAGAGCATTTCATGATCATTGGCCTCATCATCATCTTAGTCGTTTTCCTCTTAAAATCCTATCCTCCTCAACCGTGATTCGGCCTTAAGGATTGCATGTCATTTCACTCATGTTTCTAAAATATTGCAAATGGGGCTATGGCTGGTTGGAGACAAGAATCATGGAGCGGTGTCCGACTCCTTCCGAGTGAATCCTGTAAAGAGGAAGCTCCAGCTTTTCAGAAATCTCGTTGAGATCATTTTGCTCGATCAGGCAGAATTTTCTCTCACTGCTGCTCATGACATTTTTAAATGCCTCCTCTGAGAGGATTAGGTCGAGATAGATTCGCGAATAGAAGACATAAGCGGAACGATACCTCTTGTATATCGGAAGCCGCTCTCCTTGCTTCAGATGGTCTCTGACGGTGGAGGCGATCCGGATGCTGAAACTTTTCGCCGACTTGTAATCGTCCAGGACCGGATAGGCAAAGAAGACGGCTGCCAGATAGAATGAAGAGATGGTCAATAGAATGGCGATCAGGGTTCTGAAGCCGAACCCCTTACGCAATTCCAGGGTTATGAAGAGAGAGCCGATTATCAGAAGGACTCCCATCAGCAGCACTGGAAAAAAGAAATCGGGATAGAACCTGAGAGAGATCATGGGGAGCAAGAGCCCCGTGCCGAAGAACAGGGGGAAGTAAGAAAAATTCAGACCTTTGAGCCACCCTTCCTTCCAGGTGAACCAAAATATTATGAAGGAGGAAACGATTATGACCGCCCCCAGGAGGGAAGCCGGGAACAAATATTCCCTGGCCTTGATCCATGCCGCTACAGGAATGAAAGATCCGCAGATGATCAGCAATCCGGATAGGAAATAGTTGAAAGCCGATGCGAGCCTGGAAGGGATCGATTCCTCGCCTTCGCTGAGTATAACGCTAAACAGGTATCCCACCATGATCGAGGCAGCAGGAAAAAGCGGAAGGATGTAAAGGTTCCTCTTCTCCCTGGAAAAGGAGAAGAGAACGAAAACAAAAAAGACCCAGCAGAGAAGAAAGGCCGCCTCTTTCCTCTCCACGCTCCTCAGCTTCGAAAAGAGAAGGGCAAGGGCTGCCGGAAGGAAGAGAGACCAGGGAAGAAAGTCCAGCGGAAAGGTTTTCAAAAAGTAGTAGAGGGGCTGTCTGTGGTGAATCCCTTCGGAGAATCTCTCTATGAGATGGCGGTCGAGAGCGGCAAAAACGCTGTACTCCCCTTTTCCAGCAATCGTAGCGGCGACCACCCAACCGCCCACAATCAACAGGAACAGGCTCAACCCATCTGTAAGAAAGATCTCTCGCACTCTTTTCATCTCGCCAACGGATGCCAGGAAGATAAGGATCACACCAATGGGAATGATGAATCCGAGAGGCCCTTTCGCAAGAGTACCAAGCGCGAGGGATAGATAGAAGAAGATGAGGTATCTTCTCCGATGAATCGGCTCGCCGCGGGACAGGTAGAAGAAGAGGAAGGAGATGAGGATGAAGAAGGTCAGAAGCATGTCGGTCTGAGCCGTGCGCGCTTTGTCGAAGAAGAGAAAGGAGGTCGAGAGGATCAGAGAAGATAGCAAAGCTGTTTTCCTGCCGAAACACTTGAGCGCGAAGATATAGGTGGCGGCAACGGCACCGATCCCCGCAAGAGCCGAAGGAAGTCTCGCCTGGAAAGAAGAGATTCTGCCAGTTAATAGCGAAAATGTGGAGATGAGCCAGAAGAGCAGCGGCGGCTTGTCCGTATAGATCCACCCGTTGTCGTGGGGGACGATCCAGTTCCCCGTTTCGAGCATCTCCCTGGAGATCTCCGCAAATTTTGGCTCATCGGGAGCCCACAGATCGTAGCCCCATAGGTTCGAAAGGAAGAGAACCGCGGCAAAGAG is a window encoding:
- a CDS encoding isoprenylcysteine carboxylmethyltransferase family protein; amino-acid sequence: MGRERSKILGYVRIALLYLFIILLAILAKPTPTFFYVGMVFVALGEAFRFWAAGHLIKSKELIVSGPYRYTQHPLYLGRFLILTGLCIMAKLPYLLNFALLTSGYLVFFLYYLPRKIKVEGERLREIHGEKWMEYRKHVPALFPQWKPYGEQKNGWSSQRMLRNREHFMIIGLIIILVVFLLKSYPPQP
- a CDS encoding glycosyltransferase family 39 protein translates to MEWKNELLFVLLFAAVLFLSNLWGYDLWAPDEPKFAEISREMLETGNWIVPHDNGWIYTDKPPLLFWLISTFSLLTGRISSFQARLPSALAGIGAVAATYIFALKCFGRKTALLSSLILSTSFLFFDKARTAQTDMLLTFFILISFLFFYLSRGEPIHRRRYLIFFYLSLALGTLAKGPLGFIIPIGVILIFLASVGEMKRVREIFLTDGLSLFLLIVGGWVVAATIAGKGEYSVFAALDRHLIERFSEGIHHRQPLYYFLKTFPLDFLPWSLFLPAALALLFSKLRSVERKEAAFLLCWVFFVFVLFSFSREKRNLYILPLFPAASIMVGYLFSVILSEGEESIPSRLASAFNYFLSGLLIICGSFIPVAAWIKAREYLFPASLLGAVIIVSSFIIFWFTWKEGWLKGLNFSYFPLFFGTGLLLPMISLRFYPDFFFPVLLMGVLLIIGSLFITLELRKGFGFRTLIAILLTISSFYLAAVFFAYPVLDDYKSAKSFSIRIASTVRDHLKQGERLPIYKRYRSAYVFYSRIYLDLILSEEAFKNVMSSSERKFCLIEQNDLNEISEKLELPLYRIHSEGVGHRSMILVSNQP